The following is a genomic window from Geoalkalibacter halelectricus.
GAGCGACCCTGCTGGAGCAGAAGGTTGTCGCCGGTGACCTGTTCCGCGCCTGCCAGACCAAGGACATCGCCATCAGGGACTGGGTGAAGCTGGCCGTGAACCGCGCCAAGGCTTCGGGCGATCCTGCGATTTTCTGGCTTAATGCCGAGCGCGGCCATGACGCCCAGCTGATCAAAAAGGTCGAAACCTACCTCAAGGATCATGATACCAGCGGTCTTGACATTCGGATTATGAAGCCCGTCGATGCCATGAAGTTCAGCTGCGAGCGGATCCGCAAAGGGCTTAACACCATTTCCGTGACCGGCAACGTGCTGCGCGATTATCTCACCGACCTGTTCCCCATTCTCGAATTGGGTACCAGCGCCCGCATGCTCTCCATCGTGCCCCTGTTGGCGGGTGGCGGCCTGTTCGAAACCGGTGCCGGCGGCTCCGCGCCCAAGCATGTGCAGCAGTTCCTCAAGGAAGGCCACATCCGTTGGGACTCCCTGGGTGAGTACTGCGCCCTTGTGCCTTCGCTGGAATTGGTGGCGGAGAATTACAGCAACGCCAAAGCCAAGGTGCTGGCCGAAACCCTGGATCAGGCGATCGGCAAGTATCTGGAAAACGGCAAACTGCCCTCGCGCAAGGTCAACGAAATCGACAACCGCGGCAGCACCTTCTTCCTGACTCTTTACTGGGCGCAGGCTCTGGCCGCCCAGAGCAAGGATGCTGAGCTGAAGGCGCGCTTTGTCCCCATTGCCGAAAAACTTACGGCCAACGAAGCCAAAATCGACCAGGAGTTGCTGGCTGCCCAGGGACGTTCCGTCGATGTCGGGGGGTATTTCCGTCCCGATCCTGTGAAGGCCGACAAGGAGATGCGTCCCAGTGCGACCCTGAATGCGATCATTGATTCGATGTTCTGATTCGTGCCGGGACGGCTGTTGATATGCTGGGGGGAGAGGGGCGGTTGATCCGTCCCGCTCCCATGGAATCATTATCTAACAGAAGGAGAGACTCTCATGGCAAGACCGAAAATTGCGTTGATCGGTGGTGGACAGATTGGTGGTGTTCTGGCCCAGCTCTGCGCGCTGCGTGAACTGGGTGACGTGGTCCTGTTCGATATCGTCGAAGGTCTGCCCCAGGGCAAGTGCCTCGATATCGCCGAGGCTTCTCCGGTGGATGGTTTTGACGTCGAACTCAGGGGCACCAACGACTACAAGGACATCGAGGGCGCCAACGTCGTCATCGTTACCGCCGGTCTGCCCCGCAAGCCGGGCATGAGCCGTGACGACCTCATCGAGGTCAATTCAAAGATCATGCGTCAGGTTTCCGAGGGCATCAAGCAGTATGCCCCCGACTCCTTCGTCATTGTCATCTCCAATCCTCTCGACGCCATGGTGACCCTGTGCCAGCGCATCACCGGCTTCCCCTACAATCGCGTCATCGGCCAGGCGGGCGTTCTCGACTCCGCGCGTTTCGCCTCCTTCATCGCTTGGGAACTGGGCGTGTCCGTGAAGGACGTCACCGCCATGACCCTCGGTGGGCACGGTGACGACATGGTGCCCCTGGTGCGTTATGCCAGCGTCAACGGCATTCCCGTCATGGAGCTGCTGGAGAAAAAATACAAGGACAAGGCCAAGGCCAAGGAAGTCATGGAAGCCATGGTTAAGCGCACCCGCGGCGCCGGCGGCGAGGTCGTGGCCCTGCTCAAGACCGGGAGCGCCTTCTACAGCCCGGCCTCCTCGGCCCTGGCCATGGCCGAATCGATCCTTAAGGACCAGAAGCGCGTTCTGCCGACCTGCGCCTTCCTCGACGGCGAGTTCGGTGTCAAGGGCTACTATGTCGGCGTGCCTTGCGTCCTCGGCGCCAACGGCATCGAGCAGATCATTGAGTTCGAACTTGATGCTGAAGAGCAGGCGATGATGGATAAGTCCGTCGCCGCCGTCAAGGGCCTTGTCGACACCCTTAAGGACTAAGGAATATTGAGCGTTTAATGCAGTGGAGTAAGGGCAATGGCGACATTGCCCTTATTTTTCATCCGTCCTGCGGGTTTGGCAACCGCCCACGGCTGCAATAAAAAACAGGCGTATACAAAATGTGCTGGCTTGCTTTGGCCGGTTGTGGTAGCATTCCGCCGTTTTAGTCAACCGCGGCGTGGCGGAGATCACAAAAAAGGAGATAGACGGTAATGAGCAGCGCGAAGGGAACATTGGAAATCATCGAAAGATACTGTAAGGGGTGCAGTATCTGTGTCGAGTTCTGCCCCACCCAGGTTCTGGAGATGGACCTCTTTGTCGTCAAGGCCGCCAAGCCGGAGGCTTGCATCGCCTGTATGCAGTGCGAACTGCGCTGTCCGGATTTTGCCATCAAAGTTCATAAAGTTGCCTAAATCGTAACAGGAGGACGGATAACGTGGCTAAAAAAGTTGCTCTTATTCAGGGGAACGAAGCTTGCGCCCACGCTGCCATTTATGCCGGGTGTAAGTTCTTCGGTGGTTACCCCATCACCCCTTCGACGGAAGTCGCGGAAGTCATGTCGATTGAACTTCCCAAGGTCGGCGGCAAATTCATTCAGATGGAAGACGAAATCGCCGCCATGGCGTCGGTTATCGGAGCTGCTCTCACGGGCGTCAAGGCACTGACCGCGACCTCTGGTCCCGGTGTTTCGCTCAAGCAGGAACTCATCGGCTATGCCTGCATCGCCGAAACCCCCTGCGTCATCGTCAACGTCATGCGCGGCGGTCCTTCCACCGGTATGCCCACCGGTCCCGGCCAATCCGACGTGATGCAGGCCCGCTGGGGTACCCACGGTGACCATGCCGCCATCGCCCTGGTGCCTGCTTCCTGCCAGGAGATCTTCAGCGAAACCGTTCGTGCCTTCAATCTGGCCGAGAAATTCCGCATGCCGGTTCAGGTTCTCTTCGACGAGATCGTCGGGCATATGCGTGAGCGTGTCGAATTCCCCGAGCCCGGTGAACTCGAAGTCATCGACCGCACCGCCCCCAACGTTCCTCCCGCGGAATACAAGCCCTACGATGCGAGCAAGGGTGATGTGCCGCCCCTGGCTTCCTTCGGCTCGGGCTACAAATTCCACGTGACCGGCTTGAACAAGGCCGCCGACGGGTTCCCCACCACCAAGGCTGAGTTGGTCGACGCCGAGGAGCGTCGCCAGATCAGCAAGGTCACGGATCACGTCGATGAAATCGAGAAGAATGAAGAGTACATGACCGAGGATGCCGAGGTCGTGATCTGGGCCTACGGTTCCACGGCGCGCTCGGCACGCTATGCCGTCAATGAGCTGCGCAAATCCGGCATCAAGGCCGGTCTGTTCCGCCCTCTGACGCTGTGGCCTTTCCCGGAGAAACGCACCGCGGCCCTGGCTAAGCAAGCCAAAGCCATCGTGGTGGCCGAGATGAACCTGGGTCAGATGATTTATGAAGTTGAGCGCGTGGCCAAAGGGGCCTGCAATGTGGTCGGTGAGTTCCGCGTCGACGGCGAGCCCATCAATCCCGGCCAGATCATGGATAAGGTCAAGGAGGTTCTTTAAATGGCTTACGATTACGAAAAATCGATCCGCCCCGGTAAGCTGCCCCACATCTGGTGCCCCGGCTGCGGTCATGGCATTGTTATGAAAGGCCTGATTCGGGCCATGGACAGTTGTAACCTTGACCGGGAAAAGACCTCCATCGTATCCGGCATCGGCTGCGCCAGCCGTCTTCCCGGCTACATGGATGCCTGCACCCTGCACACCGCCCATGGTCGTGCCGCGGCATTCGCCACCGGTGTTAAAATGGCCAACCCGGACATGACCGTGATCGTCTGCGGTGGTGACGGCGACGGGACCGCCATCGGAGGCAACCACTTTATTCATGCTTGCCGCCGCAACATCGACATGACCTACGTCATCATGAACAACTACATCTATGGGATGACCGGCGGACAGTTCTCGCCCTGTACGCCGACGGGCCATAAAGCCTCGACCACGCCTTACGGCAACCCCGATCCCATCTTCGACATCAGCAAGCTGGCCATTGGCTCCGGGGCGACCTTTGTCGCACGCACCACCGCATTCCATGCCACCCAGATCGATAAGCTGATTGCCGAAGGCATCAAGCACAAGGGCATGGCCGTCATCGAGGTTCTTGACGACTGCCCCACCACCTACGGTCGGCGCAACAAATTCCGCTCCGTTGTGGACATGATGAAGCGGCTCAAGGAAGTGGCCGTTCCGGTTCAGGCCGCTGCCAAAATGACCGCCGAGCAGCTCGAAGGCAAGGTTCTTACCGGTGTTCTCTACAAGGAGGACAAGCCCGAGTATTGCGAAATGTACCAGAAAGTTATCGAGCGCGCCCAGGGTTCGGCGTCCTGATCACCCGCAAAAGGAGAATTGAAACCATGGCACAACGTTTTGAAATTCGGTTTTCCGGTGCCGGTGGACAGGGTCTGATCACCGCCGGCATCATTCTCGCTGAAGCTGCCAGCATCGTTGAGGGCAAGTTCGCGGTCCAGTCCCAAAGCTATGGTCCCGAGGCTCGCGGCGGCGCTTCCAAGTCGGAAGTCATCATCTCCGACGGCCCCATCGACTACCCCAAAGCGACCATTGTCGATGCTTGCCTGGCCATGACCCAGGAAGCAGCCGACAAATATGCCAACGGCATCAAGTCCGGCGGCGTGTTGCTTCTGGATGCTGACTTTGTTCCCAACGAGCCCAAAGGGGACTTCAAAATCGTACGCATGCCGATTATGCGTACCGCCAAGGAAGACATTGGTCGCGAGATTGTCGCCAACGTCGTGGCCCTTGGCGCGATGATCGCTCTGACTGATTGTGTTTCCCGTGAAGCCGGCGAAAAAGCAGTTCTTTCCCGGGTTCCCGAAGCTTTTATCGAATTGAATAAAAAGGCCTATAGCCTGGGTTTTGAAAAGGTTAAGGCACTGATTAACTGAACAGGATTTTCTGCTTGACGTTTCTTTTGGGCCCGAGGGGGATTCTCCCTTCGGGCCTCTTTTTGTCCTGAGTCCGGCAAGAATTGCGAAAAACCCGCCACGGCAAAGCAGACCAGCATGACTGTTTCAAACATAAGAATGGCTCCCCCTGCATGAGTTGTCTCCCTTCCATGTATATTTGATGAGAAGCAAGACAGAATGTGTCACGAAAATCTTGGGAACTCTCAGTACAGGGTAGTATGAGTTTTTTCAGGTAAACCGGCATGGAGTTGGGGTCTTGGAGCATAGAAATTCTTAGCAATGAAAAGGGTTTGAGTCGTTGACAAAACCCCGTTAAATCGTATACAGTATGCAACACTCCGGCGCCGGACTGCCCTCTTTATCCCGCCCGCCTTTTTCTCTTTCAGGGACAGTTCGGAGCTTGGCATGATGCCCCGTGTTCCAGGCCGGCAGACTGTCCGGGCTTCAGCCGACCTCAATTTTCCTAGGAGGAAAGCAATGATCGATGCATATCTGAAACACCAAGCGGAAAGAAACGCTCAAGGAATTCCGGCCCTGCCGCTGAGCCCTGAGCAGACAGCCGAACTTTGCAAACTGCTGGAAAGCCCTCCCGCCGGTAAGGAAGAGTTCTTGCTCGACCTGTTTAAAAATCGGGTTTCTCCCGGCGTTGATCCGGCCGCCGAAGTGAAAGCCGACTTTCTCGCCAAAATTCTCCAGGGCAAGGCCTCGTCGTCGTTGATTTCCAAGACCGATGCCGTTCAGATCCTGGGTACCATGATCGGCGGTTACAACGTCAAGCCTTTGGTGGACGCCCTCAAGGCCTCGGACCTTGCCGAAGAGGCTGCCAAAGCCCTTTCAGGCATCACCCTGGTTTATGATGCCTTTGACGAAGTTGCGGCACTGAGCAAAAACAACGCGGCCGCGAAAAAGGTCATGGAATCCTGGGCCAATGCCGAGTGGTTCACCAAAAAGCCCGGCGTGCCCGAAACCATCAAGGTCAAGGTGTTCAAGGTCGACGGCGAAATCAACACCGATGATTTCTCCCCCGCCGGTGATGCCTGGAGCCGCCCCGACATCCCCCTGCATGCCCTGGCTATGGGCAAGACCCGTTTCCCCGGCGGTCTTGAAACCATCGCCAAGTTCCGTGAGGAAGGCCATCAGGTTGCGTTCGTCGGCGACGTGGTCGGCACCGGCTCCTCGCGTAAATCGGCATGCAACAGCGTCCTGTGGCACATCGGGCGTGAAATCCCCTGCGTACCTAATAAAAAGACCGGTGGTGTCATTATCGGAGGTGTCATCGCCCCGATCTTCTTCAACACCGCCGAAGATTCCGGTGCATTGCCGCTGATGATGGACGTGTCGCAGATGAATACCGGCGACCTTATCACCATCAATACCAAAAAGGGCGAAGTCACCAACGAGAAAGGTGAGGTTCTCGCGACCTTTCAGATCAAGCCCAACACTCTTGCCGATGAATTCCGCGCCGGTGGTCGCATCCCGCTCATTATCGGCCGCTCCTTGACCAACAAGGCGCGCAAGGCCCTGGGCATGGACGAGAGTGATGTATTCGCCAAGCCGGTCAATCCGACCCCTAAAGCCGATCAGGGCTATACCCTGGCGCAAAAAATGGTCGGTCAGGCCTGCGGCCTGCCCGGCGTTTTGCCCGGCACCGCCTGTGAACCGAAGATGACCACCGTCGGGTCGCAGGATACCACCGGTCCCATGACCGCCGATGAACTCAAGGAACTGGCCTGCCTGCGCTTCCAGTCACCCATGTTCATGCAGTCCTTCTGCCATACGGCCGCCTACCCGAAACCGGCCGATGTCAAGATGCACAAAACTCTCCCGCAATTCATCGCCGAGCGTGCCGGTGTGGCGCTGCGCCCAGGCGACGGGGTAATTCACAGCTGGCTCAATCGGTTGCTGGTTCCCGACACCGTCGGTACCGGCGGCGATTCCCACACCCGCTTCCCCATCGGTATCTCCTTCCCCGCCGGATCGGGGTTGGTGGCATTTGCCGGGGCCATGGGTTTCATGCCCCTCGACATGCCCGAATCGGTCCTGGTGCGCTTCAAGGGCAAGCTCAATGAAGGCATCACGCTGCGCGATGTCGTCAACGCAATTCCCTACTGGGCCATCAAGCAGGGCCTGCTCACCGTGCCCAAGAAAAACAAGAAAAACATTTTCAACGGGCGCATTCTTGAGATGGAAGGGCTGCCCGATCTCTCCGTGGAGCAGGCCTTTGAGTTGACCGACGCCGCCGCCGAGCGCTCCGCCGCCGCCGGCTGCATCCAGCTCTCCGAGGACTCGGTGGCGACCTATCTGCGCTCCAACGTGGCGTTGATGGAAAAGATGATCGAGGAGGGCTATCAGGATCCGGAGACCCTGCGCAAGCGCATCGATGCCGTCAACGAATGGCTCAAGAACCCCAAACTGCTCAAAGCCGACAAGAGTGCCGAATACGCCGCCGTGATCGAGATCGACCTGGCCGAAATTACCGAGCCGATCCTGGCCTGCCCCAATGATCCCGACGACGTCAAGCTGCTCTCCGATGTGGCCGGTACCCCCATTCAGGATGTGTTCCTGGGGTCTTGCATGACCAACATCGGGCACTTCCGGGCCGCCGGTGAAATCTGGCGCGGGCAGAAATTCAATCCCAGCGTGCGCACCTGGCTGTGTCCTCCGACCCGCATGGATCAGGATAAGCTCAAGGAAGAGGCTTACTTCGCAATTTACAGTGCCATCGGCGCGCGGATCGAAATTGCCGGCTGCTCTTTGTGCATGGGCAATCAGGCTCGTGTTCCCGACGAGGTGAACATGTTTTCCACCTCGACACGCAATTTCGACGATCGCATCGGCAATGGCGCCAAGGTCTATCTCGGCTCCGCTGAACTCGGCGCGGTCATCACCAACACCGGCAAGATTCCCACGCCGGACGAGTATCTTGCGGTGTACAAGGAAAAAATTCTGCCCAAGGCTGACCAAGTCTACCAATATCTCCAATTCGACGAGATGGAAGGCTATGGCAAGTAATTAAATCCAGCAACATTTTTGGGTTGTTTCCATTTCTTTTTCCCCGCCGAAACCTTTTCGGCGGGGTTTTTTT
Proteins encoded in this region:
- a CDS encoding 2-oxoacid:ferredoxin oxidoreductase subunit beta, with amino-acid sequence MAYDYEKSIRPGKLPHIWCPGCGHGIVMKGLIRAMDSCNLDREKTSIVSGIGCASRLPGYMDACTLHTAHGRAAAFATGVKMANPDMTVIVCGGDGDGTAIGGNHFIHACRRNIDMTYVIMNNYIYGMTGGQFSPCTPTGHKASTTPYGNPDPIFDISKLAIGSGATFVARTTAFHATQIDKLIAEGIKHKGMAVIEVLDDCPTTYGRRNKFRSVVDMMKRLKEVAVPVQAAAKMTAEQLEGKVLTGVLYKEDKPEYCEMYQKVIERAQGSAS
- a CDS encoding 4Fe-4S binding protein gives rise to the protein MSSAKGTLEIIERYCKGCSICVEFCPTQVLEMDLFVVKAAKPEACIACMQCELRCPDFAIKVHKVA
- the mdh gene encoding malate dehydrogenase, translated to MARPKIALIGGGQIGGVLAQLCALRELGDVVLFDIVEGLPQGKCLDIAEASPVDGFDVELRGTNDYKDIEGANVVIVTAGLPRKPGMSRDDLIEVNSKIMRQVSEGIKQYAPDSFVIVISNPLDAMVTLCQRITGFPYNRVIGQAGVLDSARFASFIAWELGVSVKDVTAMTLGGHGDDMVPLVRYASVNGIPVMELLEKKYKDKAKAKEVMEAMVKRTRGAGGEVVALLKTGSAFYSPASSALAMAESILKDQKRVLPTCAFLDGEFGVKGYYVGVPCVLGANGIEQIIEFELDAEEQAMMDKSVAAVKGLVDTLKD
- a CDS encoding bifunctional aconitate hydratase 2/2-methylisocitrate dehydratase codes for the protein MIDAYLKHQAERNAQGIPALPLSPEQTAELCKLLESPPAGKEEFLLDLFKNRVSPGVDPAAEVKADFLAKILQGKASSSLISKTDAVQILGTMIGGYNVKPLVDALKASDLAEEAAKALSGITLVYDAFDEVAALSKNNAAAKKVMESWANAEWFTKKPGVPETIKVKVFKVDGEINTDDFSPAGDAWSRPDIPLHALAMGKTRFPGGLETIAKFREEGHQVAFVGDVVGTGSSRKSACNSVLWHIGREIPCVPNKKTGGVIIGGVIAPIFFNTAEDSGALPLMMDVSQMNTGDLITINTKKGEVTNEKGEVLATFQIKPNTLADEFRAGGRIPLIIGRSLTNKARKALGMDESDVFAKPVNPTPKADQGYTLAQKMVGQACGLPGVLPGTACEPKMTTVGSQDTTGPMTADELKELACLRFQSPMFMQSFCHTAAYPKPADVKMHKTLPQFIAERAGVALRPGDGVIHSWLNRLLVPDTVGTGGDSHTRFPIGISFPAGSGLVAFAGAMGFMPLDMPESVLVRFKGKLNEGITLRDVVNAIPYWAIKQGLLTVPKKNKKNIFNGRILEMEGLPDLSVEQAFELTDAAAERSAAAGCIQLSEDSVATYLRSNVALMEKMIEEGYQDPETLRKRIDAVNEWLKNPKLLKADKSAEYAAVIEIDLAEITEPILACPNDPDDVKLLSDVAGTPIQDVFLGSCMTNIGHFRAAGEIWRGQKFNPSVRTWLCPPTRMDQDKLKEEAYFAIYSAIGARIEIAGCSLCMGNQARVPDEVNMFSTSTRNFDDRIGNGAKVYLGSAELGAVITNTGKIPTPDEYLAVYKEKILPKADQVYQYLQFDEMEGYGK
- a CDS encoding 2-oxoacid:acceptor oxidoreductase family protein, with protein sequence MAQRFEIRFSGAGGQGLITAGIILAEAASIVEGKFAVQSQSYGPEARGGASKSEVIISDGPIDYPKATIVDACLAMTQEAADKYANGIKSGGVLLLDADFVPNEPKGDFKIVRMPIMRTAKEDIGREIVANVVALGAMIALTDCVSREAGEKAVLSRVPEAFIELNKKAYSLGFEKVKALIN
- a CDS encoding 2-oxoacid:acceptor oxidoreductase subunit alpha, which gives rise to MAKKVALIQGNEACAHAAIYAGCKFFGGYPITPSTEVAEVMSIELPKVGGKFIQMEDEIAAMASVIGAALTGVKALTATSGPGVSLKQELIGYACIAETPCVIVNVMRGGPSTGMPTGPGQSDVMQARWGTHGDHAAIALVPASCQEIFSETVRAFNLAEKFRMPVQVLFDEIVGHMRERVEFPEPGELEVIDRTAPNVPPAEYKPYDASKGDVPPLASFGSGYKFHVTGLNKAADGFPTTKAELVDAEERRQISKVTDHVDEIEKNEEYMTEDAEVVIWAYGSTARSARYAVNELRKSGIKAGLFRPLTLWPFPEKRTAALAKQAKAIVVAEMNLGQMIYEVERVAKGACNVVGEFRVDGEPINPGQIMDKVKEVL